GTAGATATGGATAAAGATCAAGCACCAGAGTCCAGAGACTCTCTGCTCTTCCCGCCAAATACCATTCTAATACTACCAATAAGGAGACCGTGTACTttgtatatatactttatatatTCAACGCTTGGAACACCGCGGGATGAATTATCTTCATGTGTATATAGTCTGTTATCTTCCCCTAACTACAGACACGTACTCATGCCCACGTTGCTCTTAATCCTCTGTTCACCCCTGTTTTACTCAACTAAAACAGAGACTTCATGCTCCACGGACGATTTCTCCATGTTCTGGGAATCTGGTGCCGCAAGTCTCTCATGCTTCACTTTGGTTAGTTGGTCCAGATATTTCGGATTAGTTTCTTGGCCTTGAGGACTCTATCATAGATTCATAATAGTCATAGGCTAATAACAAAAGTTGATAACTCTATCTAtaactcagaaaaaaaaaaggaggaagatGATTTATTGAATAACGAATCTTCTCCAAGTTTTAGCCCTCTCCAATATATATCTTTTAGGTTTTTGCATTCTTTCCtggcaaagaaaataaaaattaaaaaaatatatgaagaaaTTTGGGGcgtgaaaacagaaaacagaattaataaaaaaaaaaaatcaaactcattaatatactatttctttctcaacttttatatatatatatatatatatatataaaataataatatttaaataatattaaaaaaaataatatttaaaataaacaaataatcgaacatataatatattttaaaaattattaattaaattatataaaataaattttgattaaccattttgcataaaaatatatataaactaatgtgAGTGCTAAGAGCATAGCAGAATTTTTAATATGGGGGCCAAAGCCCTCTCCTCAAAGAGGAGTGGGGCAGCCCATGTAATTTTAGAGTTATTGTCTTATGAAAATACATGTCATTTTGTAAAATATCTATCCATAAGTTGTGACGTGAAAGAGGAAGCTGTTAACTCTGACGCAAAGCAATTGAACAGCATGGTATGTACGTGGTACTATATATAGTAAGAGGTGATATAGCAGTTAGCAAGGAGAAaccaagagagagaagaaagaaaagaagaaggagagggCTTGGTTCCTGTTTGTTAAACATCAAGATGAGAACCGTCTTTGCTTTCCTTACCCTCTTATCACTTCTTCTGGTAATTaagttgcatatatatatatacacccttCAATATTCTGTAtttctgcttcttctttcttccaaagTAACCTTTAATAAGGACTCAAGAAAAGAAGTAGTggaattgattatatatatatgtaaatttaGTTATAGAAAACGCGattaatatcatttttatgacttttgcATGCAGTTTGCTGGCAGAGATGTGGTTGCAATTAGGAAAGACCTTGGAGGATACTGGAAGAATGTGATGGATAGCCAAGCAATGCCAGAAGCAATTCAAGGTCGTATGCATCCACAAACAGGAAAAGGGGCTTATTTTGCCAAGGATTTCGATCCTGCATCGCACGCTGCAGCAAACATAAGATGGATTGCTGGAGAAGCGATGAAGGAAGACCATTTGCCAAGCTCCAGCTCTAGGCCTAATGCGGAGAAGAACTCACCAATTAGCAAAGCCAagccttaattaattagcattaATAGTAAGGACTTTGAGCCAAATGTTCATATCTTATAGGCTCTGAATAAGGCAGAATACTATAACCCGTCAGTGTGTAATGAATAAATATTTGTGCTCGATCGTCCTACGCTGTATTTGGAGTAAGTGCTTCCCTAGTGACTGGAAATATCCAAACTTTAAGCTAACCAAGACGGCGTCTAGTGATTAAGCGAGCAGTTGAGGAAGTTATGTCTTCCTCTTTCAGTTTCTGATAAGtgtgtatttatttatctttgacatgtatctgttttttttttttttttttttggagatatGAAGGAGattattatttatgctttttttacATTTGGGTAAGCAAAATAGATAAAATAcaaaatgtattaattaaatttaaagaacCGGATGAAGATGTTTTTTTAGAGATataattagtcattttacataaaaatctaaaaatgcaTAAACTGCTATAAATGCTTTAATCGATCATACAAGAGAATATCACAACGTATCTTGAAATCTGAGCAGGGTCCCCACTAGCACTACAAAAATATGGAGGATTTGCATCCTTTTAGAAAAGTCTATAAACGTGGGAAGAGACAGTTAAAGTAGTGAGTGACCTTTAAATTTAGACACTTGCAAAGAGTATTAAATTTaaagtctttaaaaaaattaaaccgaCCTTTTATCCTAAAAGTATAGAAACCATGACCTATTACCACAaaagtcacaattttattgCAAGAACTTTCTCAAAAGGTCTTGCAAATATCACCCAACCTTTTATCCCAAAAGGATGTAGAAACTAATACCTTTCTCAAaaggcatgaaaaaaaaaataataataataattctccTTATTCTTGAAGTTGCTGAGAATAATACTTATCCATGCACGCATGGGACCATGCAGTGAGGTCCAAATTAATAAATCTCCCACTTGTATAAGAATGCAAATGGAGCCCTAGCTACGTACCCATGCTTTGGGGATGGAGTTTCTACTTTTGTCTTCCTTAAAACCCCAACAAAAAGAGGGAAGGGTTATGGCGATTCACCTAATGACAGGGGTCTGGCTCACTCGAATGGATCTTGGCTTCCTGGTTAGCCACTGATTTTCTTTTGGactttttctttgatatttaCAAATGTTTGATTTATGGAGATTTGGTCATGGCCAATAAAAAGAGTAAGTCCACTCTTTAGATGTTTTCCTGGAACCCTAATCTGCCTAGTTCCTATGTATGTAGTATATGCATGCCCTGAAAATGGGAATCGTTACTTTTTGAATGCAAGAAAGACGACACTAATCGTTTTATTTCTTCGATTTGCATGCGTTCTTAATCAATGACAAGTACAATCTTTTTCTTAGAACCACTTTGAACATGCTTGATTTAAACTAATAGTTGATCAGATTTAAAGATCCAAAACAACTTATTATTTGTCATTATTAACCAGAGAAACCAACCGTGAAAGACCGGAGAGAATCTAGCAATTTAAAACGGATTGACTTGAGATATATAGGTTACAAGATAATTGATCACATCCTTCACTGTACGTACTCCCGACAGACTATAAATCAGCAAGCAGCTAGCTGGCAATGACATGAAGAAGATGAACAAGaagcgcacacacacacacagacacacagatatatatatatattcaaagccGCTTAAACCATGTGATATCAACCGGTACGTGATAAAGGAGTGTACAGATCGAGCAGTAGAATTTCTGTTTAATTACATTAATAAATTTGGATCGAACCCAAAGAAGACCTTGTGGAAAGATGTAGTGGCACACAGGAGATGTTCCTGGCTTGATGCCGAGAACGCGAAAGGTGATGTGGTCGGGTGCAAAGGAGGATGTGTCCATGTGGCAAATAAAAAAAGCTGTTGCTCTTTCTCCATGCTCAGTGCTCACCACCTAATGAAACCTCGAAAACCTTGGTCCCACCCTGCAAGTCATGGCAGTAAAAAACTGTGTAAGGGTAAGGTGTACGTATTACGACAGACCACCGTCTTTGAAGTTGGCACCTCTTTAACTTGTAGGAAAGTGTAGTTCTGCAGAGGGGTGTTTGATTTTTTGACGGTGGTCGTGGCAACAACTTTGAAAGGGCTTTGTGATCCAAAAATGGCACGCACCGAATCAACCAAGGATTCTAAGGAGGTAGCACAGAACTTCGTCACTTCTAGAGAGTGGGCTTAGATTCACAATCTTCCAGTGTGCTCTTGATTGCTTTTAATTGCTTGGGGAGTATGTTGAGTGTGCTCTTGATTGCTTTTGCTTGGGGAGAAtgttgagagattttgaagagtTGAAGGAGCTATGGGAATTCTTCCACTGAGAAAGGAATGGAATCAGCCTCTTTTCTAGGCAAGAAGTGAGGTAAAGAAGATGGGTCTTTGGTTCGGGCATGGATGCTAATTGTTTTCCCAACATGTAGATCATTAATTTATGGTGACGTATCCCAGTTTCGGATCCTCCATATGATCCATCTTTAGTTCATGGCACATTGCTAATAATTAAGTATTAATTTGAGCTATTTTTTTCCAAGCGTCGGTTATGATTTTCTTTGGAGCTTCTTATGGTTtctaaaaactaaaagaaattgTCTTTAAAAGGTAGGTCAATCGGTtgagaccacgcctaataaagtggaggttactaattcgaatttGCCTCCCCCTCATGCGCGGTCatgaacatataaaaaataaataaataaataaaagaaattgtgaTGTTTGTGATGCATCCTCAGTGGACAAATAGCAACAAACAGAAAACTCACACTCAGTAGTGTGTGAAGAGCTCAACTCATATCATATGCACGCTaaacaacttaattaatttgaactagtgatctctgTTTCATTAAACGTGGTCCTAGCCAATTAAACTATAAATAATATCCATTTTAAGATCACTTACAGTTCCTCTGCCCCTTGGCGAGCCGCCTTTAGATTACTATTGAATAAATGAGTAATGATAAATGTTATCAGCCATCACTGCTAGTGCAGCTACGCCGTATGTATCTGGTCTTGTCCCATCGGCCATCTGGTATCTTCATGGAAGCTTGTTGAACCCACTTGGACGAATGACAAGATATGTCAaattaattttgacaaaatatatttaacaccCATCATGTTTTAATGGATGCcagtttgttacaaaaaaataaaaaaaatctcgtCATTCTTTGTCTCGTTTGATAAAAATGCCCAAAAATGGGTTCATTCGgcaaaaagttttaaaaagcatttatttgacttttgtgctcccaaaaaagcccaaaaatgtgttttggagTAAAGTATTTGAAAAgatgggttttattttttttattttttattttttctttctaaaatgtTCTTTCTATAGACAAAATTAAAGTTATATTTCTCGACCGTAGTCCCAAACACGCTAGTGATAATACCCAAGCTGTGGTGGCCATTCTATATCTCACTTAATATGGTGTTTGTTTGAGCAATTCTTTGTGTGCTTTTAGCTTAAAATGAGTAGTCAGGTTTTTGTGCTCTTTCGATATGGTCCTTCTTATCTTTCCCAATTAATGTCGGTTATGCTGTCTTTAGGAGCTTTCTTATGGGATCTTACATCTTCAAGGAACAAGAGTGTGATTGAGAAAGCTATATATACGTCCAACTCAAATGGAAGTGAGAATAATTGAACTGGACATGCAAAGTTGTCGCAATGCTGAACCCCACTTGGATGAATGACAATCTGTGTCAAATCAAATTTGACAATacaatttggaaaaatataGGTTTGTTTGCTAATAAAGTctcttattcatccaaaaaaaaaaaaaaaattggaaaaatatatttaacaccACCCGCTATGCTTTGTATGATCTACACTAACACACCAAAACAATAAAGTAACTTGTTAGCTTAAcgggtttgtttggtaatgaaTTTGGTAGGTGGTTTTTGGTTTGgtagttattgatgtgatatagaGTAGAtagaagtttataatttttaatatataaaagtaaaaaagttttattttgcagtgaaatttttatttgaatagtcaAAAAGTAATTCAGTTAAAATGtttggttcattttaaaagtaattttttaaattaaaaaaataaataaatttttttattcaaatttaacttttatttgaatagcTGAATAAAAGTGCTCGATGACTACTCTTATGTAAATATTGAAATACTATATGAACAGTATGTCATGCTATATATAGTAAGTGGTGATAAACCAGTTAGGAATGAAGGAGAAACCTTGGGGCTAGAGAAAgaagggaaacaaaaagaaaaagaagaggccTTGGTTCCAAGATGAAAACTGTCTTTGCTTTCCTTACCCTCTTATCACTTCTTGTTCTGGTAAGCATTTCTTGAAGGGAGAAGTAACCTTAAGTTGCACCCTTTCAATATTCCGTATTTCTGCTTCTTTAAATATGGACTCAAGTAAAAAGTTGAATTGATTATGATATATAGATTATATGTGATTTTAGTTATAGAAAATGCATGcgattaattaaaataatttgtgaCTTTTGGGcattcatgcatgcatgcagtTTGCTGGCAGAGACGTGGTTGCAAGAAAAGATATGGGAGGATACTGGAAGAATGTGATGGACAACCAGGCAATGCCAGAAGCAATTCAAGGTCGTATTGATCATCCAGAAACAGCAGGAAAAGGGGTTCATTTTGCCAAGGATTTCGATCCTGAATCAGActgtacaaaaaataaaaagtggatTGGTAAACCACCCCCTGCTGGAGATCTAATTCATCCAGAAGCGGAGAAGTCACCAATTAGCAAAGCCAAGCCTTAATAATATATAAGCATTTTGACTGATGACCCAAATGGTGATGTCTTAGGCTCTGAATAAGGTAAAATTATGTCGTTAATAGTTAAACGACGTGTCATGAGAGTGTGTAATGAATAAATACTTGTGTTACTGCAAATATTGAAACTTGAAGCTAACCAAGACGGTCTAGTACTACTGAATAAGCGAGCCGTTGAGGATCGGAGGAAGTTGTGTCTTCGTCTTCGATGTTTCTGGTTTCTGTTTTTTGGATGAAGGAAGTTTTTTAATTGTGTTATGTTTTGGTGCTCTCATCTGTGTGCtgtaaaatatttgattttataaattaatgaagGATCTGATCTGAGTATCATGCTTTTCTTGAATAGTTAATTTGGATAACAATTTAGGAGTCTCCTTCCTGAGTGGGGGCAAATACCTGGGAGATCCTGAGTAAAGATGCTATAAGCATTTGTGTTTTTAGATGTATTTCCTTAATGATCTTAACAAACAGTTGATAACAAAGAGAAATTATCTTGCACGACTacttgaaaataaattaattctCAATGGAATGCAATCCATGCAGTCAGgtccaaataattaaatctcCCACTTCTTTAAGAATGCAAATGGAGGATACAATTTCTACTTTTGTCTTCCTTAAAACCCCAACAAAAATTGTACAAGCATGGCATGAAGAGAGTTGTGGAAAGACTTAGGTGAGAAAAAGGTTTATATACAATAAGAGGGAATGGCTATGGCGATTGCTCTAATGACAGAGGTCTGACTCACTTGAAAGGATCTTCCactgattttcttttaatttggacTTTTTCTTTGATATCTATAAATGTTTAATTTATGGAGATTTGGCCATGGCCAATATAAAGAGCAAGTCCACTCTTTAGGTGTTTTCCTGGAACCCTAATCTGCATATGTAGTATGTGCATGCCCTGAAAATGGGAATCGCTTTTGAATGCAAGAAGAAAGATGACACTGGACGTACAGGAAAGATTGTTGCTCCTCCAAATAGTTTATCAATAACCAGgtctaaaaattaaaacatttcttttgttttttgcattttttactTTGAGGATATCTTagtaaattactttttaaatttaaattattttcgtCATTTCACGTTAAAATTGAAACATGCGTgtcacatttttgtttttccgtCTAACTTAATTAATATGCCATCACCTAGCGATGGGGGCTTTATGATCATTCTAAATGGTAGTTGGAGGAGTTCTTTGTCATGAGTGCTACTTCGAAGGGGTAAGTAATTAACAAAAATGTGTCAACTCATTGGAGgtaagtgaaatttctccttcttttttttcttcaatttgcatGCGTTCTTAATCAACGACAAAGTGCAATCTTTTTCTTAGAACCACTTTGAACATGCTTGATTTAAAGTAATAGTTGATCAAGGCGGCAGGGAAGGGAAACCCTCCTCTCCTCCCCTCCCTCTCTTAGATCCACCATTCAGACACTCTTGTCACGTTATGCGCACCGCCATCCCATCGAATATGATGGAATCTCTAGATCTATTTTCTACAGAATCAGATGATCTGACTTTCTCTATCAGTTCCGTCCATCCACACTACCGCTCACCATGCTCGCCGGCCACGAGCCGACGTGTCAGCGACGTCGTCGCTAAGAGTGGgatgttttttacttttttttttaaaattaattttgcaGTATTTTCCTTCTTGCTTTTGAATAAGACAAGTTTGTTGTTGCTCTGGCTGCAACATGTATTGAATTTATTGTTTGCTTAGGTTTtgcttaagaataacataaTGGTTTCCAATAGGTCTCctattttcttcttgttctttttttgaaGCAAACTATTGACTGATGATGGAGTAGTTATCAAGTTTATGGAAAAATTGTCATTGATGAAAGAAACAGATATGTGATTCATCTGTTTATGCTATAGATCTATATACTGATTGTGATGATGATGACATTTTTAAGGTGTTATATTGTAATAACCCAAGAGGCTATTAGATATGTCATAGATAGTGTGGGACCATAGAGTTTTCAACCTGGATTTTTGACATTGTATGATGAAGCATTTTGTTCCAGATTGGATCTATATCAATGAAAATAACTcgtttgttatatatatatatataatcagatTAAAAGACCCAAAACAACTTATTAATTAGTCATTATTAACCAGAGAAACAAATCGTGCATGGAAGACTGGAGAGAATCTAGCCATTTAAAACGGATTGACTTGAGATATATAAGTTACAAGATAATTGATCACATCCTTCACTGTACTCCCGATAGACTACAAACCAGCAAGCAGCAATGACATGATTATgaagaagcatatatatatatatatattcaaagccGCTTAAACCATGTGATATCAACCGGTACGTGATAAAAGAGTGTACAGAGCAGTAGATTTTGTGTttaattacattaattaattaggatcgAACCCAAAGAAGACCTTGTGGAAAGATATAGTGGCACACAGAAGATGTTCCTGGCTTGATGCCAAGAACACGAAAGGCGATGTGGTCGGGTGCAAAGGAGGATGTGTCCATGTGGCAAATAAAAAACGCTGTCGCTTTTTCTCCATGCTCACCACCTACTAAAACCTCGAAAACCTTGGTCCCACCCTGTAAGTCATGGCAGTAAAAAACTGCGTAAGGGTAAGGCGTATTATGGCACACCACCGTCTTTGAAGATGAAACCTCTTTAACTTGAAGGAAAGTGTAGTTCTGTAGAAGGGTGTTAGATTTTTTGAAGGTGGTCGTGGCTAAAACTTTGAAAGGGCTTTGTGGTCCAAAAATGGCACGCACGGAATCAACCAGGGATTCTAAGGAGGTAGCACAGAACTTCGTCACTTCTAGAGTGGACTTAGATTCACAATCTTCCAGTGTATTCTTGATTGCTTTTGCTTGAGGAGAAtgttgagagattttgaagagtCGAAGGAGATATGGGAATTCTTCCACTGAAAAAGGAATGGAATCAGCCTCTTGTCTAGGCAAGAAGTGAGGTAAAGAAGATGGGTCTTTGGTTCGGACATGGATGGTAATTGTTTTCCCAACTTGTAGATCATTTATGGTGACGTATCCCAGTTTCGGATCCTCCATATGATCCATGTGAGCGTGGATACACTGCATGCAACAACATTTGTTGAATCAGTGAATTCATGTGGAGAATATTACAAGGAGTAAATTAACTATAAAGAACCGAAGCATTATGAGAATACCGTCAAGAGCAAAAGATTAGCTaagagaaataaagaaacaaatctGAGAGCCATCTTCCTTCTAATTCTGAAGCTCCTTTCGATTCTTTCTTAGTACTGATCAGTCGTCTATGGCTCTTGCTAGTTTTGTCGAGTAAAAGTAAAGTTATAAGAGAATTAGGAAAAGAGGATGAGGAGGAGAGGGTGATCTGATATCAGATGGAGATGCAGAAGCTTCTGCCATATGATTTACAATCCTACCCTCACTCGATGTTAAAAAGTTGTAATATCGGCTCATCACCTTTGaaactttttgtaattttaattaaaataacaaaattagttCCGTCTAATAGAAATGACAATTACGTGTCAGGTTCAACTCGTGTAAAAGTATATATAGATTTGGGTTTGGGTTCGGGTCGTTCTTATGAAACAAAATGAGTacataataaaattttagaggCATTAGTTCAATCTTTAGTTCATAGCATATTGCTAATAATTGAGTGTCAATTTGAGCTATTTTTTTCCCAGCGTCGGTTATGATTTTCTTTGGAGCTTCTTATGGGTtctaaaaactaaaagaaattgTGATATTTGTGATACATGATCCTTAGAGGACAAAtagcaacaaacaaaaaactcacATTCACAGTAGTGTGTGGAGAGCCCCTCTCATATCATATGCACGTTAAACAACTTAATTAATAGCGACTCGTCTCCATTTCAATATCACTTACAGTTCCTCCGCCCCTTGGCGAGCCGCCTTTAGATTACTATTGAATAAATGAGTAATGATAATGCTATCAGCTGACAGCTATCACTAGTACTGCAGCTGCGTCATATGTATCTGGTCTTGTCCCAAAGGCCATCTGGTATCTTCATGGAAGGTTGTTGAACCCACTTGGACGAATGACAAGATCTGTCAaattaattttgacaaaatatatttaacatcCAGCATGTTTTAATGGATGCcagtttgttacaaaaaaaaacaaaacaaaaaaaaaaaaacatcccGTCATGCTTTGTCTCGTTTGATAAAAATGCCCAAAAATGGGTTCATTTGgcaaaaagttttaaaaatgaccaaaaatgtgttttggagTAAAGTACTTGAaaagatggttttttttttttctttctaaaaagttCTTTCTATAGACAAAATTAAAGTTATATTTCTCACTGTAGTCCCAAAAACGCTAGTGATAATACCCAAGCTGTGGTGGCCATTCTATATCTCACTTAATATGGTGTTTGTTTGAGCAATTCTTTGTGTGTTTTTAGCTTAAAATGAGTAGTAAGTTTTTTGTGCTCTTTCGATATGGTTCTTCTTATCTTTCCCAATTAATGTCGGATATGCTGTTTTTTGGAGCTTTCTTATGGGATCTTACATCTTCTAGGAACAAGAGTGTGATTGAGAAAGCTATATATACATCCAACTCAAATGGAAGTGAGAATAATTGAACTGGACATGCAAAGTTGTCGCAATGCTGAACCCCACTTGGATGAATGACAATCTGTGTCAAATCAAATTTGACAATacaatttggaaaaatataGGTTTGTTTGCTAATAAAGTctcttatttatcaaaaaaaaaaaaaattggaaaaatatatttaataccACCCGCTATGCTTTGTATCTACACTAACACACCAAAACAATAAAGTAACTTGTTAGCTTAACGGATTTATTTGGTAATAGATTTGGTAGGTGGTTTTTGGTTTGatagttattgatgtgatatagcGTAGATAGGagttcataatttttaatatataaaagttcgaaaaaaaaaaaaaatgttttgcaatgaattttttatttgaatagtcaAAAAGTGATTCATATCATGAAAGTGAGAATAATTGAATTGGACATGCAAATTTGTCGCAATGCTGAACCCCAGCCCAGCCACTTGGATGAATGACAATCTGTGTCAAATCAAATTTGGCAATacaatttggaaaaatatatttaacaccAGCCCGCCATGCTTTTGTATCTGCACTAACACACCAAAACAATAAAGTAACTTGTCggtttgtttggtaataaaTTTGGTACGTGGTTTTTGGTCTggtaattattgatgtgatataaagtagatAGAAGTTTATAacttttgatatatatgtaagagtaaaaaagttttgttttgtagtaaattttgtatttgaatagcaataaaaagtaattaatgttatataaaatataagaatGTTTGAAAGTAGAAAAAAAGTGGGAGTTTGGCATATCCATTACCAAACGGACCAATTTAGCAAGTTTTATGTTGGGGCCTAATAGTCACATGCTAATAACGAAAGTCGTTAACTCTATCTATAACTcaatcaaaataacataatatactgAGATtagctagaagaagaagattagaAGTAAAAGAGGAAGATGATTTATCGAATAACAAATCTTCTCCAAGTACGTAGGTTTGTGCATTCTTTGCttgcaaagaaaataaagaaagaattttaatgaaaaaatttggGGCATGAAAAGGGAAAACATATAAGAAAGGGAAGAGCCAAATTGCTAAAGAGGGAAGGAAGCTGGAGAGAACAGCACTAATGGGCATTGGGTAGGCGAAAAAGGTGTAactcatattttaaaatgtcattctatataacttttttttttcttaaaaggtTCATGTTTTTTGTCGGCTAAGGAGTATATTTTTTAGGGCCAATCCACTTTCTTTGGTTATGGGACGGGGGCCATGGCTCATGGGGCCCAGCCCATGTAATTATAGAGTTTTTGTCTTAATGAAAATACAGGCATGTCATTTGTAAAATATCTATCCATAACTTTTGACTCCAAGATTGAACTcttcaaattcacaaaaatGACCATATATTTAACAAGCTTTTTAgtctattttaaatttaaattttgtaagaGAAACAGTCCAAATACCAAGAgcaaaaaggtaaaaattatttaatttttaggcttatatattcatttttcttctctctctcatcttccaataacaaaaaagaggttttaaaaaaaaaaaaggaaaagtatacACAtctcctctcaaactaccacctttTATTGTAATGTCTCCTCTAAATTACTAAAGCAATGTCAATGTCTCCCTAATGctaataaaaagacaaaaatgaccttaagattttttttaataagacaaaatatccttaaaaattcacccaaaaaaaaaaaattgttaaaaaattaaaatgaccctcttggtttttctttctttctttctttctttcttttt
This window of the Corylus avellana chromosome ca5, CavTom2PMs-1.0 genome carries:
- the LOC132180523 gene encoding BURP domain protein USPL1-like translates to MALRFVSLFLLANLLLLTCIHAHMDHMEDPKLGYVTINDLQVGKTITIHVRTKDPSSLPHFLPRQEADSIPFSVEEFPYLLRLFKISQHSPQAKAIKNTLEDCESKSTLEVTKFCATSLESLVDSVRAIFGPQSPFKVLATTTFKKSNTLLQNYTFLQVKEVSSSKTVVCHNTPYPYAVFYCHDLQGGTKVFEVLVGGEHGEKATAFFICHMDTSSFAPDHIAFRVLGIKPGTSSVCHYIFPQGLLWVRS
- the LOC132182676 gene encoding organ-specific protein P4-like is translated as MRTVFAFLTLLSLLLFAGRDVVAIRKDLGGYWKNVMDSQAMPEAIQGRMHPQTGKGAYFAKDFDPASHAAANIRWIAGEAMKEDHLPSSSSRPNAEKNSPISKAKP
- the LOC132183098 gene encoding organ-specific protein S2-like, with translation MKTVFAFLTLLSLLVLFAGRDVVARKDMGGYWKNVMDNQAMPEAIQGRIDHPETAGKGVHFAKDFDPESDCTKNKKWIGKPPPAGDLIHPEAEKSPISKAKP